The Synechococcus sp. MU1643 genome includes the window CACCCCGCAGCCGCAGCGCTTCTGGATGTTCAACACCATCGCGCCCCTAGACATGATCTTTGTGCGAGATGGGCGGGTGCTCGATCTGGTGCGTGCCGTTCCAACCTGCGTTGCGCTGCCCTGTCGCTCCTACGCCGCCGATGCGGATGGCAACGGACGAGCTGATTTCGTTGATGCAGTGATTGAAATCGGTGCCGGTGAGGCGGAGCGGCTTGGGATTGAGATCGGCGATCCGGTTCGA containing:
- a CDS encoding DUF192 domain-containing protein → MDVLPPELPPQWLSVAARWCVAKQRCIDLEVARSSEQQRLGLMQRPALPPLRGMWFPFSTPQPQRFWMFNTIAPLDMIFVRDGRVLDLVRAVPTCVALPCRSYAADADGNGRADFVDAVIEIGAGEAERLGIEIGDPVRIAPLKLLERSRLKPASFP